Proteins encoded together in one Deltaproteobacteria bacterium window:
- a CDS encoding glycosyltransferase — MKKVSLIVPSYNHGEYIEACLDSIFFQDYGNIEIIVVDDCSNDDTREILHDYAKKVTTEKTSYAFNYDEKKDMIERREIFRYPQEGRELRIIHNDHNMGATRTYNRGLKEASGEYCSFVASDDICHPLMISELARILDAGLADFVYGDMFIIDDRHRILREFKLPDYSFEASFCSWFLCGVATLYRRELHDQFGYYDENAAADDHECYLRFARNGARFYHIPKVLYSVRSHAQRNVGLHAPDRFGKLLQHSKQLVLAARRRHGRIES, encoded by the coding sequence ATCACGGGGAGTATATTGAAGCCTGTCTCGATTCCATTTTTTTTCAGGACTATGGCAATATTGAAATTATCGTGGTTGATGACTGTTCCAACGACGATACCAGAGAAATCCTCCACGATTACGCCAAAAAGGTAACAACGGAAAAAACATCCTACGCCTTCAACTACGACGAAAAGAAAGATATGATAGAGCGCAGAGAGATCTTCCGTTATCCGCAAGAAGGGCGCGAGCTTCGCATCATTCATAACGATCACAACATGGGCGCAACCCGGACGTACAACCGGGGCCTCAAGGAAGCCAGCGGGGAGTATTGCTCTTTTGTTGCCTCTGACGACATCTGTCATCCTCTGATGATTTCGGAGCTGGCCAGAATCCTGGATGCAGGGCTGGCTGATTTTGTTTATGGAGACATGTTCATCATAGATGACAGGCACAGGATATTGAGGGAGTTCAAACTGCCGGACTACAGCTTTGAAGCCTCCTTTTGCAGCTGGTTTCTGTGCGGAGTAGCCACCCTTTACCGTAGAGAGCTCCACGATCAATTCGGATATTATGATGAGAATGCCGCAGCCGATGACCACGAATGCTACCTGAGATTTGCCCGAAACGGCGCCCGCTTTTACCATATTCCAAAGGTGCTCTATTCTGTTCGCAGCCATGCGCAGAGAAATGTGGGACTGCATGCTCCTGACCGTTTTGGCAAGCTCCTTCAGCACTCCAAGCAACTGGTGTTAGCAGCGAGAAGGCGGCATGGACGCATCGAGTCATAA
- a CDS encoding glycosyltransferase, whose translation MVFSIVIPLYNNLPYTEKCLQSILLHTPKEPLFEIVVIDNGSTDGTGEYLNAFAARHSRTIFRAVSNPENLGFARACNQAARLAGGAILVFLNNDTLVHSGWSSALIDELSSQPETGVVGARLLYPDGTIQHSGVAIGGNRIPYHIHRGLDKGHPVVSNRRRFRIVTGACMAVHRGEFLRLGGFDEGYVNGHEDVDLCLRYDAAGRHVIYRPDCVVTHFEESSEGRLACCQANTHRTFFKWGRILRQDDFNFQFPETERQQPDTPLAFSLKICAPDRRCCDWGDLFFAQGLAKALCKRGHGCRIDYMNEWGSRDTDIDIVVHIAGLSRYYPKPYNYNILWIVSHPSRITPQELASYDLVLVASSKFAPKVKAMTHTPVHTFLQASDVEHFYPFPEKEKDLDVVFVGNNIGTGRLKMRRVVAEALRLGRPLAVWGKGWKGLLPDDVWQGEFVPWGELPDTYRRAKVVLNDHHPDMLCNGFVNNRTFDVLACGAQLVTDSLSGLEQELGCVPVFSETRPIKQIFRGLEAVRTEERQRISNELRRIVQDRFSFDARAGELLALADHYGFSSRKLKKQRATAARTETEGPLVSVLMSTYNRKNLLPAAVRSVLDQTYRSLELIVVNDGGDSAKTIVESMEDNRVLYIDAPHVSKGHALNTAFSHSRGEFIAYLDDDDIWYPNHLETIVFFLRNVPRVRFAYTDALRAADPSEQDLSVASNIYKELIYSRQVFLPQLLESNSIPGIVAAHDRHAFEEIGGFDPKLQVLVDFDFFRRLAAITDPYHIAETTAEYSKRRDSGTTGQGHMTNLHKTDRPRYLANHCRIVRKKLPLDQKPDATEVLGEVRKKIACMFLNARGEHFFAEGKHYRAAASFRLAAKMAFKEMRKYQRF comes from the coding sequence ATGGTATTCAGCATCGTCATTCCCCTTTACAACAACCTTCCCTACACAGAAAAGTGCCTCCAGAGTATCCTGTTGCACACCCCGAAGGAACCTCTATTTGAGATCGTTGTCATTGACAACGGATCTACGGATGGTACGGGCGAATATCTCAACGCCTTTGCTGCCCGTCATTCCCGAACAATCTTCCGCGCCGTCTCCAATCCCGAAAACCTGGGTTTCGCCAGGGCATGCAATCAGGCGGCGAGACTGGCGGGCGGAGCCATCCTTGTCTTTCTTAACAACGATACGCTGGTTCATAGCGGCTGGAGCAGTGCCCTCATCGATGAACTTTCTTCTCAACCGGAAACAGGTGTTGTGGGTGCCAGGTTGTTATACCCGGATGGCACGATACAGCACAGCGGCGTGGCAATCGGCGGAAACCGTATCCCTTACCACATCCATCGCGGCCTCGATAAAGGCCATCCAGTGGTTAGTAACCGACGGAGGTTCCGCATTGTCACCGGGGCATGCATGGCCGTACACCGAGGAGAGTTTCTCCGACTGGGGGGGTTTGACGAGGGCTATGTAAATGGTCATGAAGATGTTGATCTGTGCCTCCGTTATGATGCAGCCGGACGGCATGTCATCTATCGTCCCGACTGCGTTGTCACTCATTTTGAGGAAAGCAGCGAAGGGAGACTGGCCTGCTGTCAGGCGAACACGCATCGGACCTTCTTCAAATGGGGCCGAATCCTTCGACAGGATGACTTCAACTTTCAATTTCCGGAAACAGAACGCCAACAACCCGACACGCCCTTGGCTTTTTCCCTTAAAATCTGCGCCCCGGATCGAAGATGCTGCGACTGGGGAGACCTCTTTTTTGCCCAAGGTCTGGCAAAGGCACTCTGCAAGCGCGGCCACGGCTGCCGTATCGACTATATGAACGAATGGGGAAGCCGCGACACCGATATCGACATCGTTGTTCACATCGCCGGGTTGTCGCGGTATTATCCTAAACCTTACAACTACAATATTCTTTGGATCGTCAGTCATCCCTCAAGGATCACTCCTCAAGAACTGGCGTCCTATGATTTGGTATTGGTGGCCTCATCGAAATTTGCGCCAAAAGTGAAGGCCATGACTCACACACCCGTGCATACTTTCTTACAGGCCTCTGACGTGGAACACTTCTATCCGTTTCCGGAGAAGGAGAAAGACCTGGACGTGGTATTTGTCGGTAACAATATCGGCACCGGGAGATTAAAGATGCGCCGGGTTGTGGCGGAGGCGTTAAGATTGGGACGTCCGCTGGCGGTATGGGGCAAGGGGTGGAAGGGGCTTCTGCCCGATGATGTATGGCAGGGCGAATTTGTTCCATGGGGGGAGTTGCCGGATACCTATAGAAGAGCCAAGGTCGTTCTCAACGACCACCATCCTGACATGCTGTGCAACGGTTTTGTAAACAACCGGACCTTTGACGTACTCGCATGCGGGGCACAACTGGTAACCGACTCCCTGTCCGGTCTTGAACAGGAGCTTGGATGCGTCCCTGTCTTTAGCGAAACAAGACCGATTAAACAGATTTTCCGCGGCCTGGAGGCGGTCAGAACCGAGGAAAGACAGCGCATTTCAAATGAATTGAGACGGATCGTACAAGACCGCTTTTCTTTTGATGCGCGGGCAGGGGAACTGTTGGCGCTTGCCGACCATTACGGTTTCTCATCTCGAAAGCTGAAGAAGCAGCGTGCCACTGCTGCAAGGACGGAAACGGAGGGACCTTTGGTGTCGGTCCTCATGAGCACCTACAACCGGAAGAATCTATTGCCCGCAGCTGTGAGATCCGTGCTCGACCAGACCTACCGTAGTCTGGAACTCATCGTGGTCAATGACGGGGGGGACAGCGCAAAAACGATCGTCGAAAGCATGGAAGATAACCGAGTGCTGTATATAGACGCGCCCCATGTCTCAAAAGGACACGCCCTCAACACCGCCTTTTCCCATTCCCGGGGGGAATTCATCGCATATCTGGATGACGACGATATCTGGTACCCCAACCACCTGGAAACCATTGTATTTTTTTTGCGAAATGTGCCCAGGGTACGTTTTGCCTACACCGACGCACTGCGTGCAGCCGATCCGTCTGAGCAAGACCTTTCTGTCGCGTCCAACATCTATAAAGAGTTGATTTATTCTCGACAGGTCTTTCTCCCGCAGCTTTTGGAATCGAACAGTATCCCGGGGATTGTCGCTGCCCACGATCGACACGCCTTTGAAGAAATCGGAGGTTTTGACCCTAAGCTCCAGGTGCTTGTGGATTTTGACTTTTTCAGACGGCTTGCCGCCATAACCGATCCCTATCATATTGCAGAAACCACGGCAGAATATTCCAAACGCCGGGACAGTGGCACCACCGGACAGGGGCACATGACCAACCTGCATAAAACGGACAGACCGCGCTATCTTGCCAACCATTGTCGGATCGTTAGGAAAAAACTGCCGCTTGATCAAAAACCGGATGCGACCGAAGTACTGGGTGAGGTTCGCAAGAAGATCGCCTGTATGTTTCTTAATGCACGAGGCGAGCATTTTTTTGCAGAGGGCAAACATTATCGCGCCGCTGCCAGCTTTCGACTGGCAGCAAAAATGGCATTCAAGGAAATGCGCAAATACCAAAGGTTTTAA
- a CDS encoding NTP transferase domain-containing protein — translation MADKIDPHTIFSHWKQMMPPEELILAYSLYSSGDVVRANDLLAKYGLPPAVLAEMKYVHVWSVHSYLADPANCDIHKPPEQWNVAAVIPVRGGSRGIPRKALASLAGRPLLEHAIEKCRRSRYIKRVIVSTDDEEIADAARRAGAETPYLRPRELSSDRATLKDVLRFALYWLEVQEHYFHDFLFMVSATHPLCPAEEMDRALERLFQSDAKNLASVVERMEEGKEFFNPEGEVILIPKETGPLYGQCGAFALWSRHPTYYLPQALYQSLFGAVPHSLPYVLCPEHGLDIDTPFDLKLCENWLMRGDLIRVLAPADIDTLWDTPSMHKSLQNSSLGAVMWIEEYPEEYVFGSKPVLFHTLDAILDSGCFGMVVLAGTTAVSEALAKKSGMPLCRKQPFNRNGRLNLDAQSELWRILGPNIKDTVLINGHAPLLDAALIRKFIEHYERMGQKGCRSVSEPKTNPYWLKYIKNDQIYNVLEKNIGFRQELPQIEYVDEVLTAYGAGRGERFESLFHIPQDKAVIVRGRLDLIRAVTIAQEKEASQERLTIPP, via the coding sequence GTGGCTGACAAAATTGACCCGCATACAATATTTTCCCATTGGAAGCAGATGATGCCTCCTGAAGAATTGATCCTTGCGTATTCATTATACAGCAGCGGCGATGTCGTGCGGGCAAACGACCTGCTGGCGAAGTATGGGCTTCCCCCAGCGGTCTTGGCCGAAATGAAATATGTCCATGTATGGAGCGTCCACTCATATTTGGCGGACCCCGCGAACTGCGATATCCATAAGCCCCCAGAACAGTGGAATGTTGCTGCCGTTATCCCGGTACGCGGCGGGTCGCGCGGAATCCCACGTAAGGCCCTTGCATCGCTCGCCGGCCGGCCCCTGCTGGAACATGCCATTGAAAAATGCCGCCGAAGCCGTTACATAAAACGGGTCATTGTGAGCACGGATGATGAGGAAATCGCTGATGCCGCACGCCGGGCCGGAGCTGAAACACCTTACCTTAGGCCTCGTGAACTCTCTTCCGACAGGGCCACCCTGAAGGATGTACTCCGGTTTGCCCTTTACTGGTTGGAGGTCCAGGAACACTATTTTCATGATTTCCTGTTTATGGTTTCCGCGACCCACCCCCTCTGCCCAGCCGAAGAGATGGATCGCGCCTTGGAGCGGTTGTTTCAATCTGATGCCAAAAACCTCGCCTCTGTTGTGGAACGCATGGAGGAGGGGAAAGAATTCTTCAACCCGGAGGGGGAGGTTATTCTCATTCCAAAAGAGACGGGGCCGCTCTACGGTCAGTGCGGCGCATTTGCCCTCTGGTCGCGCCATCCCACCTACTATCTGCCGCAAGCCCTATATCAATCGCTCTTTGGGGCTGTTCCTCACTCGCTGCCTTATGTGCTCTGTCCAGAACACGGTTTGGACATTGACACGCCTTTTGACCTCAAATTGTGTGAGAACTGGTTGATGCGCGGCGATTTGATTCGAGTATTGGCCCCTGCAGATATCGACACCTTGTGGGACACCCCCTCTATGCACAAATCACTCCAGAATTCATCTCTCGGCGCTGTTATGTGGATAGAGGAATATCCCGAGGAATACGTGTTCGGTTCCAAGCCGGTTCTTTTCCACACCCTTGATGCGATACTCGACAGCGGCTGCTTTGGCATGGTTGTTCTTGCCGGAACAACCGCTGTCAGTGAGGCCCTGGCCAAAAAATCCGGAATGCCATTGTGTCGAAAACAGCCTTTTAACAGAAACGGCCGGCTTAATTTGGATGCGCAGTCTGAGTTGTGGAGGATATTGGGCCCGAATATTAAAGACACGGTGCTCATTAACGGGCACGCACCGCTTTTGGATGCGGCATTGATCCGCAAGTTTATTGAACACTATGAACGGATGGGGCAAAAGGGTTGCCGTTCAGTGTCGGAACCCAAAACCAACCCATATTGGTTGAAATATATAAAAAATGATCAAATTTATAATGTTTTAGAAAAGAACATAGGTTTTAGGCAAGAGCTTCCACAAATAGAGTATGTTGATGAAGTGCTGACCGCATACGGTGCAGGCAGGGGTGAAAGATTTGAGTCGCTGTTTCATATTCCACAAGACAAGGCCGTAATCGTCCGAGGCAGGCTTGATCTTATTCGAGCGGTTACAATCGCCCAGGAGAAGGAAGCTTCCCAGGAACGCTTAACGATACCTCCTTAG
- a CDS encoding N-acetylneuraminate synthase family protein translates to MDHVSIQIGDRLIGDHQPAYIIAEIGINHNGSLELAKKLIDSAVSAGCDAVKFQKRTPQLCVPPHQQSVVINTPWGAMAYLEYRYKVEFDEDEYREIDRYCKKRGILWFASCWDEPSVDFLQQFSPACYKACSAVLTNDDLLRRLNSTGRPLILSTGMSTMEEIRHAVSLLDQDRLLIAHCTSSYACPPEELNLNMIRTLQREFNCPIGYSGHEVGLVTTCAAVAIGASFVERHITIDRGLWGNDQAASLEPADLQRLVEEIREIEMALGDGMKKVYPSEDTVLKKLRRYR, encoded by the coding sequence ATGGATCACGTGTCCATCCAAATCGGAGACCGTCTGATAGGCGATCATCAGCCCGCATACATTATTGCTGAGATTGGGATCAATCATAACGGCAGTCTCGAACTGGCCAAAAAGCTGATAGATTCGGCTGTCTCCGCTGGGTGTGACGCCGTCAAGTTCCAAAAACGGACCCCTCAACTCTGTGTACCGCCGCACCAACAAAGCGTCGTGATAAACACCCCCTGGGGCGCCATGGCATACCTGGAATATCGTTATAAGGTGGAGTTTGATGAGGACGAATACAGGGAGATTGATCGATATTGCAAAAAAAGAGGCATCCTGTGGTTTGCATCGTGTTGGGATGAGCCATCGGTTGATTTTCTGCAACAGTTTTCCCCGGCCTGCTACAAGGCATGCTCCGCAGTTCTCACGAATGACGACCTCCTGCGACGGCTGAATTCAACGGGACGTCCTTTGATCCTGTCTACCGGCATGTCGACCATGGAAGAGATACGGCATGCGGTTTCCCTGCTCGACCAGGACCGCCTTCTCATCGCGCACTGTACCAGCAGTTATGCGTGTCCGCCGGAGGAGCTCAATCTGAATATGATCAGGACGCTGCAACGGGAGTTCAACTGTCCTATCGGCTATTCAGGACATGAGGTGGGGCTGGTTACCACCTGTGCCGCAGTGGCTATCGGGGCTTCTTTTGTGGAACGCCATATCACCATTGATCGAGGCCTGTGGGGCAATGATCAGGCTGCGTCTCTTGAACCTGCGGATTTGCAGAGACTGGTAGAGGAAATCCGCGAGATTGAGATGGCACTGGGTGATGGGATGAAAAAAGTCTATCCAAGTGAGGATACGGTTTTGAAAAAACTAAGGAGGTATCGTTAA
- a CDS encoding flagellar protein FlgN, protein MGDMERMLDNLLKILREEADLFGMMLNLAQDEKDAVTRSDLDALRTATEGKTSLVPRIQDLDRKRKAVAEDLAGIMGRPTQGLNLREISGLAEEPYATQLEACRSHLSRLAASISDISFRNRELITHRLKFVRSSFFFLNNVTVSSTVYRNTGKMTMTSDRSGRVLSGDF, encoded by the coding sequence ATGGGTGACATGGAACGGATGCTGGACAATCTTCTGAAGATCCTTCGAGAGGAAGCCGACCTTTTCGGGATGATGCTGAATCTGGCGCAAGACGAAAAAGATGCAGTCACGCGATCGGATCTCGATGCGCTCAGAACGGCCACGGAGGGAAAAACATCGCTGGTTCCCAGGATTCAGGACCTGGACCGAAAGAGGAAAGCCGTTGCTGAAGACCTGGCAGGGATCATGGGACGACCCACTCAGGGGCTGAATCTTCGTGAAATTTCGGGTTTGGCTGAAGAACCTTATGCCACCCAATTGGAAGCGTGCAGGTCGCACCTCTCACGCCTGGCAGCATCCATTTCAGACATTAGTTTCCGGAATAGGGAACTCATTACCCATCGCCTTAAATTTGTTCGGAGTTCCTTTTTTTTCTTGAACAACGTGACTGTTTCGAGCACTGTCTACCGCAATACCGGCAAAATGACGATGACATCGGATCGTAGCGGCCGGGTCCTGTCCGGGGACTTTTAG
- the flgM gene encoding flagellar biosynthesis anti-sigma factor FlgM, with protein sequence MKIAGDHRLANLDAYTKNVRDREKPHSFSGAGSGDGISKDKVELSPEAKQIQRAKELIDSLPDIREEKVAEIRARIEAGEYQIDGEKIASKMIEEALLNELI encoded by the coding sequence GTGAAAATAGCGGGTGACCATCGTCTCGCAAATCTGGATGCCTATACAAAGAATGTCAGAGACAGAGAAAAGCCCCATTCTTTTTCAGGCGCGGGTTCAGGAGACGGTATTTCAAAGGATAAGGTTGAGTTATCCCCGGAAGCCAAACAGATTCAGAGGGCAAAGGAATTGATAGATTCTCTTCCTGATATTCGTGAGGAGAAAGTGGCGGAAATACGAGCCCGGATTGAAGCGGGTGAATATCAGATTGATGGGGAAAAGATCGCCTCAAAAATGATAGAAGAAGCGCTGTTAAATGAACTGATTTGA
- a CDS encoding rod-binding protein: MPDAISGSSLKMQQAIQSLSKTHPIKERPKAGQVPAEGRDPVELKKACAELESLFIFHLLKEMRSAVPKAGLLTGGRGEEMYTSMFDAQIARELASERGIGLSTLLMERLGSTSGPEEKNSGKD, from the coding sequence ATGCCCGATGCCATCTCCGGATCCTCCCTCAAGATGCAGCAGGCCATTCAATCACTCAGTAAAACCCACCCGATAAAGGAAAGGCCCAAGGCCGGGCAGGTCCCCGCAGAGGGGAGGGATCCCGTTGAACTGAAAAAGGCCTGCGCAGAGCTGGAGTCCCTCTTCATTTTCCATCTGCTCAAGGAGATGCGGTCAGCTGTCCCCAAGGCCGGTCTTTTGACCGGAGGGAGGGGGGAAGAGATGTACACCTCCATGTTCGATGCTCAAATCGCGAGGGAACTGGCCTCTGAACGTGGAATCGGCCTCTCGACCCTTCTCATGGAGCGTCTCGGGTCGACATCCGGACCGGAAGAAAAAAATAGCGGCAAGGACTAA
- a CDS encoding flagellar basal body P-ring protein FlgI produces the protein MKNIFVFPSNLVAKATIACVALFFCVGDADASRIKELTEVKGVRTNQLVGYGLVVGLSGTGDGKDSQFTFQSLASLLERMGVTVDPKNVEKIENVAAVMVTADLPAFGKVGSKIDVTVSSIGDAESLTGGTLLVTPLKGADGRVYVVAQGPVSTGGYAVSGKAAKVTKNFPTVGRIVGGGIIENEIPYAFVKKGALSFSLRNPDFTNAIRIVKSINSALKDRLARALDAGTIEVEIPKEYSGHTVELVAMIEQLDIDPDKSSKVVINERTGTVVIGENVRIATVAIAHGNLSIEIKENEDVSQPMPFAPGAAPGAGPMTSEDGSTITAPGGATVVTSDTNISAEEEKSKLFLVKRSVTIADVVRGLNALGVSPRDLMTIFQALRAAGALEAELEVM, from the coding sequence ATGAAAAACATCTTCGTGTTCCCAAGTAATTTGGTTGCGAAGGCGACGATTGCATGTGTGGCCCTATTCTTCTGCGTTGGGGACGCCGACGCCTCCCGAATCAAGGAACTGACGGAAGTGAAGGGGGTTCGCACCAATCAGCTGGTAGGGTACGGCCTGGTCGTGGGGTTGAGCGGAACAGGGGATGGAAAGGACTCCCAATTCACTTTTCAGTCACTGGCCAGTCTGCTGGAAAGGATGGGGGTGACGGTGGACCCCAAAAATGTGGAAAAGATCGAAAATGTCGCTGCGGTGATGGTTACCGCGGATCTGCCCGCATTTGGAAAGGTTGGCTCAAAAATTGACGTGACGGTCAGTTCCATCGGCGATGCGGAAAGCCTCACGGGCGGAACCTTGCTGGTTACGCCGCTCAAGGGGGCCGATGGAAGAGTCTATGTGGTGGCTCAGGGACCGGTCAGCACCGGCGGTTATGCGGTTTCGGGAAAGGCGGCCAAGGTCACCAAGAACTTCCCCACCGTAGGCCGGATTGTAGGAGGCGGCATTATCGAAAATGAAATTCCTTACGCGTTTGTCAAGAAGGGGGCCTTGTCATTCTCCTTGAGAAATCCGGATTTTACCAACGCTATAAGGATTGTGAAAAGCATTAATTCAGCACTGAAAGACCGGTTGGCGAGGGCCTTGGATGCCGGCACCATAGAGGTTGAAATTCCGAAGGAATATTCAGGCCATACGGTTGAGTTGGTGGCCATGATAGAGCAATTGGATATTGATCCGGACAAATCTTCAAAAGTGGTCATTAATGAGCGAACCGGTACGGTGGTGATCGGAGAAAATGTCCGGATTGCAACGGTCGCCATCGCCCACGGGAATCTCAGCATCGAGATCAAGGAAAATGAGGATGTCTCTCAACCGATGCCCTTTGCCCCGGGCGCGGCGCCGGGGGCAGGGCCGATGACCTCGGAGGACGGGAGCACCATCACCGCTCCAGGAGGAGCCACCGTGGTAACCAGTGACACGAACATCTCCGCAGAAGAAGAAAAAAGCAAGCTCTTCCTTGTGAAACGGAGCGTGACCATCGCCGATGTGGTCAGGGGCCTCAACGCCCTTGGGGTATCTCCACGGGACCTGATGACCATATTCCAGGCGCTCAGGGCTGCCGGGGCCCTGGAAGCCGAACTGGAGGTAATGTAA
- a CDS encoding flagellar basal body L-ring protein FlgH codes for MVVPFGIAVVFLLLSLAGCGGSSQEIRKEPLLSMPVVSGGPEINYEHRLQPTKYEGSLWRENGELSSLFKDYKASNVGDVVTVYLDPDSRLRGESGANTDVERTGGIGGSMKAGWSGTNWKAGDYKGSADAELSNSSKGGGRTTRTGILTGTITARVVKVLPDGNLVIVGGREITVNDETQDLLISGIIQPRDIRYEPKKRRYEVDSSCISDAKLVYRGRGVINQRQRPGWFSNLFNVLSPF; via the coding sequence GTGGTAGTACCATTTGGAATTGCGGTTGTTTTCCTTCTCTTATCCCTTGCCGGATGCGGAGGCAGCTCCCAGGAGATCCGTAAAGAACCCCTCCTGTCCATGCCAGTCGTCTCCGGCGGTCCTGAAATCAACTATGAGCATCGACTGCAGCCGACAAAATATGAGGGATCCCTCTGGCGGGAAAATGGGGAACTGAGCTCATTATTCAAGGATTATAAGGCCAGCAACGTGGGAGACGTGGTAACGGTTTATCTGGATCCGGACAGTAGACTCAGGGGCGAGTCAGGCGCCAATACGGATGTCGAAAGAACAGGAGGCATCGGCGGCAGCATGAAGGCCGGCTGGTCCGGCACCAATTGGAAGGCGGGCGACTATAAAGGATCCGCGGATGCAGAACTCAGCAACAGTTCCAAGGGTGGTGGAAGAACGACACGGACCGGCATACTCACAGGAACCATCACTGCAAGAGTCGTCAAGGTCCTCCCCGACGGCAACCTGGTGATTGTGGGGGGCCGGGAGATCACGGTAAATGATGAGACCCAGGATCTGCTCATATCCGGGATTATTCAGCCGAGGGACATCCGCTACGAACCCAAAAAGAGGCGCTATGAGGTCGATTCATCCTGCATTTCGGACGCAAAACTGGTTTACAGGGGGAGGGGCGTAATCAATCAACGTCAGCGTCCAGGCTGGTTTTCCAACCTTTTCAATGTATTGTCGCCATTTTAA